CTGCGTCGCGCTGTGCGCGCAGATCCGTTGACACCGGAAGTGCATCTGGAGCTCGGCTTCGCCGCCGTACGCACGGGCGACTTCGGGGCGGCGCGTTCGAGTTGGGAGCACTACGTGCGGCTTGCGCCAAACAGTCCCGACATCGGCCGCGTACGCGCGGCGATCGAATCGCTGACGAAGCTCATGCACGTGCTCGAAGCGCACGCAGAGGCGACCGCCTATGGCTGACGACGTCCGCCGCTGGAGCGACGAGCTCGCGCGAGATCCTGCCAGCCTCGTGTTTCTTCCACTCGGAGAAACGCTGCGACGCCAGGGGCAGCACGACCTCGCGCTCAAGATTGCGATGCGCGGTCTCGAGCGACACTCGCACAACCCCGACGCGCATGACTTGCTCGCGCGCATTGCGGTGGATCGCGGGGAGCTCCAGCGCGCCTTCGACGAGTGGGACATGGTGCTGCGCCTAACGCCGGAGCACATCGGCGCGCTCAAAGGGATGGCGTTCGTCCGTTTCCAGCAGGGCAACACCGCGGAGGCAGAGGAGTATTTGCAGCGCGCGGCGGACCGAAACGGCGGTGGCGACGCCGAGGTGGCGGCGGCACTGGCGAACATGCGGTCGGCGGGCCGTGGGGCGCGGGATACGGAGCGGGATGCGGGGCACCCGGCGCGGGCAGCGTCGGAGAACGGTGCGCACCCCGCGTCCCGCGTCCCACTCCCAGCGCCTAACGACGCACGGG
The sequence above is a segment of the Gemmatimonadaceae bacterium genome. Coding sequences within it:
- a CDS encoding roadblock/LC7 domain-containing protein; this encodes MADDVRRWSDELARDPASLVFLPLGETLRRQGQHDLALKIAMRGLERHSHNPDAHDLLARIAVDRGELQRAFDEWDMVLRLTPEHIGALKGMAFVRFQQGNTAEAEEYLQRAADRNGGGDAEVAAALANMRSAGRGARDTERDAGHPARAASENGAHPASRVPLPAPNDARALFADILGEHEQTALLLDDQGLVLAGIYLDGEGNDVGDEVGAELSGVTDAARRATRHLDIGEWKAIVLETEVAVVTMAPAKGDGLLVVAASRATPLGLVRRVLDRCLERARQWLEAGR